A section of the Clostridium felsineum DSM 794 genome encodes:
- a CDS encoding response regulator translates to MEKTVFIIDDSALARRTIKNLLENDGFDVVGETDGGANAINQYKELKPNIVTIDIAMSKMDGFRALEDILDYNPEAKVVVITGKAKEEVVKKTVGIGAKYFIAKPFEGNELVEIVEKVFNDEVAF, encoded by the coding sequence ATGGAAAAAACAGTTTTTATTATTGATGATTCTGCTCTTGCACGCAGAACTATAAAAAATCTACTAGAAAACGATGGCTTTGATGTTGTTGGTGAAACTGATGGTGGAGCTAATGCTATTAATCAATATAAGGAGTTAAAACCTAATATTGTTACAATTGATATAGCAATGAGTAAAATGGATGGATTTAGGGCTTTAGAAGATATTTTAGATTATAATCCGGAAGCTAAAGTTGTTGTTATAACAGGCAAAGCTAAAGAAGAGGTAGTTAAGAAAACGGTTGGGATAGGAGCGAAATACTTTATAGCTAAACCATTTGAGGGAAATGAACTAGTTGAAATAGTAGAAAAAGTATTTAATGATGAAGTAGCGTTTTAG
- a CDS encoding CheR family methyltransferase has protein sequence MDTINENQFKEIYDYIRNNFGVSLKRDDRRILTNKYNKFLEAIGVDNFKEAYTKVANDTTGEYKRIIADIITVNYTFFMRESQHFSYFKNEVLPYLKDVVKDKDLRIWCAACSSGEEAYTLAMIIEEFFINENLFWDKKILATDISSKVLEKAINGIYTLKDIEALPINWRFNYFNKISENDFAIRKEIKDNVIYRRFNLMEEKFPFKKKFQVIFCRNAMMYFDSVTQKKVLKKFYDNTEKGGYLFVGHSEAINVEGIGYKCVKPAVYRK, from the coding sequence ACACTATAAATGAAAATCAATTTAAGGAGATTTATGATTATATAAGAAATAATTTTGGTGTTAGTTTAAAAAGAGATGATAGGCGTATACTTACAAATAAGTACAATAAATTCTTGGAGGCTATAGGAGTAGACAATTTTAAAGAGGCTTATACTAAAGTAGCAAATGATACAACGGGAGAATATAAAAGGATAATTGCAGATATAATAACTGTAAATTATACATTCTTTATGAGAGAGTCACAACATTTTAGCTATTTTAAAAATGAGGTTTTACCATATCTTAAAGATGTAGTCAAGGATAAAGATTTAAGAATATGGTGTGCTGCTTGTTCCTCTGGAGAAGAGGCCTACACCTTAGCCATGATAATAGAAGAGTTTTTTATAAATGAAAATTTATTTTGGGATAAAAAAATTTTGGCTACAGATATATCAAGTAAAGTACTAGAAAAGGCGATAAATGGTATATACACCTTGAAAGATATAGAAGCATTGCCGATTAATTGGAGATTTAATTATTTTAATAAGATTAGTGAAAATGACTTCGCAATAAGAAAAGAAATAAAAGATAATGTAATATACAGAAGGTTTAATCTCATGGAAGAAAAGTTTCCGTTCAAGAAAAAATTTCAAGTTATATTTTGCAGAAATGCTATGATGTATTTTGATAGTGTAACTCAGAAAAAGGTATTAAAGAAATTTTATGATAATACAGAAAAAGGCGGATACTTATTTGTAGGTCATTCTGAAGCTATAAATGTTGAAGGAATTGGATACAAGTGCGTTAAACCAGCAGTATATAGAAAATGA